One part of the Granulicella arctica genome encodes these proteins:
- a CDS encoding 3'-5' exoribonuclease YhaM family protein: protein MKDFFVIDAAKFENESVTGYFALSSLSLRDRKQGGQYLALTLGDKTGSFEARMWDDFADVVETCTEGCYVKAQGQISKYQGKFQITLQKLRSAADSEVDPADFLPATRFDVDEMWAELRSYVSSFTNEDLKRLVFAFLDDEEIGAAYRAAPAAKVLHHAWLGGLLEHVVTLVRVCLATAPFYAEVDPDLLVTGAILHDIGKIRELHWKNTFGYTLEGQMVGHISIAQGMLREKVQSLAPFPEKLRVLVEHMILSHHGKYEFGSPKLPMTPEAILLSALDDLEAKMQTMRSEFGKAGANGKSASEMTDWVRSMDRPLLNTRAYLNEE, encoded by the coding sequence ATGAAAGACTTTTTTGTAATCGATGCGGCGAAGTTCGAAAACGAGTCAGTAACCGGGTACTTCGCGCTCTCCTCGCTCTCCCTCCGAGACCGCAAACAGGGCGGCCAGTACCTCGCGCTCACCCTCGGCGACAAGACCGGCAGCTTCGAAGCCCGTATGTGGGATGACTTCGCCGATGTCGTCGAAACCTGCACCGAGGGCTGCTACGTCAAAGCGCAGGGCCAGATCAGCAAATATCAGGGGAAGTTCCAGATCACCCTCCAGAAGCTCCGCAGCGCGGCCGACTCCGAGGTCGATCCCGCAGACTTCCTGCCCGCCACGCGCTTCGATGTGGACGAGATGTGGGCCGAGCTTCGCAGCTACGTCTCCTCCTTCACCAATGAAGACCTCAAGCGCCTCGTCTTCGCCTTCCTCGACGATGAGGAGATCGGCGCAGCCTACCGCGCCGCACCCGCTGCCAAGGTCCTCCATCACGCCTGGCTCGGCGGCCTGCTGGAGCACGTCGTCACCCTCGTCCGCGTCTGCCTCGCCACCGCGCCCTTCTACGCTGAGGTCGATCCCGACCTGCTCGTCACCGGTGCTATCCTCCACGACATCGGCAAGATCCGCGAGCTGCACTGGAAGAACACCTTCGGCTACACCCTCGAAGGCCAGATGGTCGGCCACATCAGTATCGCCCAGGGAATGCTGCGCGAGAAGGTTCAGTCACTCGCCCCCTTCCCCGAAAAACTCCGCGTCCTCGTCGAGCACATGATCCTCAGCCACCACGGCAAGTACGAGTTCGGCTCCCCCAAGCTCCCCATGACCCCCGAGGCCATCCTCCTCAGCGCCCTCGACGACCTCGAGGCCAAGATGCAGACCATGCGCAGCGAGTTCGGCAAGGCCGGAGCCAACGGCAAAAGCGCCTCGGAGATGACTGACTGGGTCCGCTCGATGGACCGCCCTCTGCTCAATACCCGGGCTTACCTCAACGAAGAGTAA
- the aroC gene encoding chorismate synthase: MLRFSTAGESHGESLIALVSGMPAGVPIEQEFIDRELWRRQQGYGRGGRMRIERDKAHILSGIRHGKTIGSPIAMSLANNDWKNWTEILPVETGDPEKHKAVASPRPGHADLAGALKYDFPDARYILERASARESAARVAAGAIAKQLLRSIGVEVASHVIRVGKAELDRPATWEEIAALQAKEIVLLNCVDEASEARMKAEVDAVLRTGDTIGGVFEVVIHGLPPGVGTHVNWDERMDGLLAQAVMSLQAVKAVEIGRGVTAAESLGSTVHDAIAYEGTDGFTKFSREQNNAGGLEGGISNGEDVVVRGYLKPISTLRRPLGSVSFETREPVKAAYERSDVCVVPAAGVAAEAMVALAVARLVVEKFGGDSLREMQRNFNGYCEQIRAY; this comes from the coding sequence ATGCTACGTTTTTCAACAGCAGGAGAGAGCCACGGCGAGAGCTTAATCGCCCTGGTCAGCGGCATGCCCGCAGGCGTTCCCATTGAACAAGAGTTCATCGACCGCGAGCTTTGGCGCCGCCAGCAGGGCTACGGCCGCGGCGGACGCATGCGCATCGAGCGCGATAAGGCGCACATTCTAAGTGGGATACGCCACGGTAAGACCATCGGATCGCCCATCGCCATGTCGCTTGCCAACAACGACTGGAAGAACTGGACCGAGATCCTCCCCGTCGAAACCGGCGATCCCGAAAAGCACAAAGCCGTCGCCAGCCCGCGCCCCGGCCACGCCGACCTCGCCGGCGCGCTCAAATACGATTTCCCCGACGCCCGCTACATTCTCGAGCGCGCCTCCGCCCGCGAAAGCGCCGCACGGGTAGCCGCCGGGGCCATCGCCAAGCAGCTCCTTCGCTCCATCGGCGTTGAAGTCGCCAGCCACGTCATCCGCGTCGGGAAGGCTGAGCTCGACCGTCCCGCGACGTGGGAAGAGATTGCGGCGTTGCAAGCAAAGGAGATAGTCCTCCTGAACTGTGTCGACGAGGCCAGTGAGGCTCGCATGAAGGCCGAAGTCGACGCCGTCCTGCGCACAGGCGATACCATCGGCGGCGTCTTCGAGGTCGTCATCCACGGTCTGCCCCCCGGCGTCGGCACGCACGTCAACTGGGATGAGCGCATGGACGGCCTCCTCGCGCAGGCGGTCATGAGTCTCCAGGCAGTCAAGGCCGTCGAGATCGGTCGCGGTGTGACAGCAGCCGAGTCGCTCGGCTCCACAGTGCATGACGCCATTGCCTATGAGGGAACAGACGGCTTCACTAAATTTTCCCGCGAGCAGAACAACGCTGGTGGTCTCGAGGGCGGTATCTCGAACGGCGAAGATGTGGTCGTTCGCGGCTATCTGAAGCCGATCTCTACACTGCGCCGCCCACTTGGTTCGGTTAGCTTCGAGACGCGCGAACCGGTAAAGGCTGCCTATGAGCGCAGCGATGTCTGTGTCGTTCCAGCCGCTGGTGTCGCGGCGGAGGCGATGGTCGCGCTGGCAGTTGCGCGGTTGGTGGTAGAGAAGTTTGGTGGTGATTCACTGCGCGAGATGCAGCGCAATTTCAACGGCTATTGTGAGCAGATTCGAGCGTATTGA
- the def gene encoding peptide deformylase, producing MAKKNPKIHEVVKYPDPVLAKRGEAVTVFDADLKKLVDEMFDSMYAAQGIGLAAPQINISKRLTVIDISFQKNPEEKIVLINPEIIDRSGKQVEEEGCLSLPEIREKVTRSEWVKVKAQDVTGKWIEVEGEELLARAIQHEIDHLDGILFIDHLSRLKRDLVLRKIKKLQKNGEW from the coding sequence GTGGCGAAAAAGAACCCCAAAATCCACGAAGTAGTGAAGTATCCAGACCCCGTGCTCGCAAAGCGCGGTGAGGCCGTGACGGTCTTTGACGCGGATCTGAAGAAGCTCGTCGACGAGATGTTCGACAGCATGTACGCGGCGCAGGGCATTGGCCTCGCCGCGCCGCAGATCAACATCTCAAAGCGTCTCACCGTCATCGACATCAGCTTCCAGAAGAATCCCGAGGAAAAGATCGTCCTCATCAACCCTGAGATCATCGACCGCAGCGGCAAGCAGGTCGAAGAGGAGGGCTGCCTCAGCCTGCCGGAGATTCGCGAGAAGGTTACACGGTCAGAATGGGTTAAGGTGAAGGCGCAGGATGTGACTGGCAAGTGGATCGAGGTCGAGGGCGAAGAGCTGCTGGCGCGTGCGATACAGCATGAGATCGACCACCTCGACGGCATCCTCTTCATCGATCACCTCAGCCGCCTCAAGCGTGACCTGGTTCTGCGCAAGATCAAGAAGTTGCAGAAGAACGGTGAGTGGTAA
- the fmt gene encoding methionyl-tRNA formyltransferase, whose protein sequence is MKLVFCGTPEFAVPTLKAVVAAGHEVALVLTQPDRAVGRTQEMHAPPVKRLALELAIPVVQPEKIKTNQELRSQLEGIAPDAILIVAYGRIIPQWMLDLPPLGNINLHGSLLPKYRGAAPIQWAVAEGESITGVTTMRIDAGLDTGDMLLAKAVPIALEETSVDLFQSLAEVGAELMLETLRGLADGSIVPQPQNHSLATLAPILKREDGAIDFTGTASRIHARWRGFQPWPGAYTTLRGKKFLVHRMRLTDEHTSQPAGTLLVHGDELRVSCGDGSVLAWDEVQLEGKRRMNAAEFLRGYQVVTGELVGL, encoded by the coding sequence GTGAAGCTGGTATTTTGCGGGACGCCGGAGTTCGCCGTGCCGACTCTGAAGGCTGTGGTCGCCGCCGGGCATGAGGTGGCTCTCGTTCTCACGCAGCCGGATCGTGCGGTGGGTCGCACGCAGGAGATGCACGCCCCTCCGGTGAAGCGGCTCGCGCTCGAACTTGCCATTCCGGTCGTGCAACCGGAGAAGATCAAGACCAATCAGGAGCTGCGCTCGCAGCTTGAAGGTATCGCGCCGGACGCAATCCTGATCGTCGCATACGGGCGCATCATCCCGCAGTGGATGCTCGATCTGCCACCGCTCGGCAACATCAATCTGCATGGCTCGCTACTGCCGAAGTACCGTGGTGCTGCGCCGATTCAATGGGCGGTCGCGGAGGGCGAAAGCATTACGGGCGTCACGACGATGCGGATCGATGCGGGCCTCGACACCGGCGACATGCTGCTCGCGAAGGCTGTGCCGATTGCTCTTGAGGAGACCTCGGTCGATCTGTTCCAGAGCCTCGCTGAGGTTGGCGCGGAGCTGATGCTCGAGACGCTGCGTGGCTTGGCCGATGGCTCCATCGTTCCTCAGCCGCAAAATCACTCGCTGGCGACGCTGGCTCCGATCCTCAAGCGCGAGGACGGTGCGATCGACTTCACCGGCACAGCCAGCCGTATTCATGCTCGCTGGCGCGGCTTTCAACCATGGCCGGGAGCGTATACCACGCTGCGTGGAAAGAAGTTTCTCGTGCATCGGATGCGCCTTACGGACGAACATACCTCGCAGCCCGCGGGTACTCTTCTGGTGCATGGCGACGAGCTACGCGTGTCCTGCGGCGACGGCTCAGTGCTCGCATGGGACGAGGTTCAGCTCGAAGGCAAGCGCCGGATGAACGCCGCGGAGTTCCTGCGCGGCTATCAGGTTGTCACTGGTGAATTGGTCGGGCTATGA
- a CDS encoding RsmB/NOP family class I SAM-dependent RNA methyltransferase — MNSPRDPGNIPKGSGTPKVTPARRAAFEILTLVGENKGHSDELLHSVRTEALTPEDRNLATALVMGVLRWQIALDARIRTLLQRPEQRLAEPVALALRMGAFQLTHMDRIPAHAALSESVELCKLANQPHAAGMVNAILRKVAAAQKPGARIFESVPAFAERLGHPRWLVERWAALYGRGAALAICEADQQEPADGSMFTEAGGDLPQMDDGSRLVAELAAAAMPANATRIWDCCAAPGGKTLMLARRSAHAEIAATDVSARRLKQMEGRFRRYPYAEKIQCAVADATAPGDDRKFDLILCDVPCSGTGTLSRNPEIRHRLRVEELARQAERQRAILHGAFQRLAPGGRLVYSTCSLEPEENERVVEGLAGARRLPVEGLLAQLAQTDILQQDAAATLQETAVRDGALRTLPGVHGCDGFFAVVLERAES; from the coding sequence ATGAACTCTCCTCGAGACCCCGGCAATATTCCCAAAGGATCGGGGACGCCGAAGGTGACGCCCGCACGGCGCGCTGCGTTCGAGATTCTGACCCTCGTCGGCGAGAACAAAGGCCATAGCGATGAGTTGCTGCACTCGGTTCGCACCGAAGCGCTCACGCCCGAGGACCGTAACCTCGCCACGGCGCTGGTGATGGGTGTCCTGCGCTGGCAGATTGCGCTCGATGCGCGGATACGTACGCTGTTGCAGCGGCCGGAGCAGCGGCTCGCCGAGCCGGTTGCGCTTGCATTGCGCATGGGCGCGTTCCAGTTGACGCACATGGACCGCATTCCGGCGCATGCGGCGCTGAGCGAGAGCGTGGAGCTCTGCAAGCTGGCGAACCAACCACACGCAGCAGGCATGGTGAATGCGATCCTGCGCAAAGTCGCTGCCGCGCAGAAGCCCGGTGCGCGTATCTTTGAGTCCGTCCCTGCGTTTGCAGAGCGGCTTGGCCATCCTCGCTGGCTGGTCGAGCGATGGGCTGCGTTGTACGGGCGCGGCGCCGCGCTCGCGATCTGCGAGGCCGATCAGCAGGAGCCAGCCGACGGCAGCATGTTTACCGAAGCCGGTGGCGATCTCCCCCAGATGGACGACGGCTCGCGTCTGGTGGCGGAGCTTGCGGCCGCTGCGATGCCTGCAAACGCAACTCGCATCTGGGATTGCTGCGCTGCGCCCGGTGGCAAGACGTTGATGCTGGCGCGTCGCTCTGCTCATGCGGAGATCGCAGCGACCGACGTCAGCGCTCGGCGCTTGAAGCAGATGGAGGGACGGTTCCGCCGCTACCCGTATGCGGAGAAGATCCAATGCGCTGTGGCAGACGCGACCGCTCCCGGCGATGACCGTAAGTTCGATCTGATCCTCTGCGATGTGCCGTGCAGCGGGACGGGAACTCTCTCTCGCAATCCCGAGATACGCCATCGCCTGCGGGTGGAGGAGCTTGCCCGGCAGGCTGAACGTCAGCGCGCCATCCTGCATGGGGCGTTTCAGCGGCTGGCTCCAGGTGGACGGCTGGTCTACTCGACGTGCTCGCTTGAGCCTGAGGAGAACGAGCGCGTCGTCGAAGGACTCGCCGGTGCGCGAAGGCTGCCGGTCGAAGGACTGCTCGCGCAACTGGCGCAGACGGACATTCTGCAACAGGACGCAGCGGCTACGTTGCAAGAGACTGCTGTCCGTGACGGAGCGCTGCGGACACTGCCGGGAGTTCATGGCTGCGACGGCTTCTTCGCGGTAGTTTTGGAGCGAGCAGAGAGTTAG
- a CDS encoding PASTA domain-containing protein produces MKRIFHLVLGAMAMVAVVLLFAFTTMRLAIHGGEVEVPNLAGMTVSDATHALSSRGLNLVLISRFYSTTIPAGHIISQVPAPGVIVRHEWEIRAIESLGPQKVSIPNVRGMDERLAEVTIRRLSLDLGTVAHLPAPGDAEIVLAQTPPPNAGGVDSPRVSLLLSQKDDAHTTAFVMPSVVGLSRETAFSRIATLGLYAVVAPPPDAAATAPTNTASPAASTPPVAVPSSGPVTSQIPAAGHRVVKGEGVRLNFGG; encoded by the coding sequence ATGAAGCGCATCTTTCATCTCGTACTGGGTGCCATGGCGATGGTGGCGGTCGTGCTGCTGTTTGCCTTCACCACCATGCGGCTCGCGATCCACGGCGGCGAGGTGGAGGTGCCGAACCTCGCCGGTATGACCGTGAGCGATGCCACGCACGCGCTCAGCAGCCGCGGTCTCAATCTCGTCCTCATCAGCCGCTTCTACTCGACGACAATCCCGGCGGGCCACATCATCTCGCAGGTTCCCGCGCCTGGCGTGATCGTCCGCCATGAGTGGGAGATACGCGCAATCGAGAGCCTCGGCCCGCAGAAGGTCTCCATCCCCAATGTGCGAGGCATGGACGAGCGGCTCGCCGAGGTGACCATCCGTCGCCTCTCGCTGGACCTGGGGACCGTCGCGCACCTTCCCGCGCCCGGCGATGCGGAGATTGTGCTGGCACAAACGCCACCGCCAAACGCAGGCGGCGTCGACAGCCCGCGCGTCAGCTTACTGCTGAGTCAGAAGGACGACGCACATACCACCGCGTTCGTCATGCCTTCGGTGGTTGGATTGAGCCGAGAGACTGCCTTTAGCCGGATCGCCACGCTCGGCCTGTATGCAGTGGTAGCACCGCCACCGGATGCAGCGGCCACTGCTCCTACGAATACGGCCAGCCCCGCAGCGAGCACACCGCCGGTGGCAGTACCGTCCAGTGGCCCGGTGACCTCGCAGATACCAGCGGCGGGTCATCGAGTCGTCAAAGGTGAGGGTGTGCGCCTGAACTTCGGCGGCTAA
- a CDS encoding cation diffusion facilitator family transporter: MASTVTNEKTGQTHTAKRAAALASVFAAFIVTLLKLVTGILTGSLGMLSEAAHSAIDLIAAAITLFSVQVSDRPADEDHNYGHGKIESLSAFVETVIMLGSCVWILTEAIRRILFREHLALTPSPWPFAVLLLSIVVDYTRSRSLHRVAQEHRSLALEADAIHFGTDMWSSFAVLLGLAATFAGQHWHIPSLELADPIAAIVVSGIILRVSWRLARQTVDALLDATPAETRAQMRRELIRDLAAIDGVISVDRVRTRRSGSSYFADLTLGMPRNLTFQRSEQITMAATESVQRHLPGADVVVHSVPTASVAESVHDRIRAVAARSNLAIHDVSVQQYDGVLHVEQHLEVDETLPLRAAHDLVTQLEAEIRREVPTIATILTHIESEPATIERPASLEQDRQLEVRLRRAAVAFPEILDIHEVIVTKINDRIQVNCHCTLPDDLPMAQVHQVITALENAFKLDAPEVSRLLIHPEPATDNRR; the protein is encoded by the coding sequence ATGGCTTCCACAGTGACGAACGAGAAGACCGGACAGACACACACTGCGAAACGGGCAGCGGCGCTCGCTTCCGTGTTTGCGGCGTTCATCGTCACACTGCTCAAGCTGGTGACCGGTATCCTGACGGGATCGCTCGGCATGCTCTCGGAGGCGGCTCACTCCGCCATCGACCTGATCGCCGCCGCGATCACACTCTTCTCTGTGCAGGTCTCCGACCGACCTGCCGACGAGGACCATAACTACGGCCACGGTAAGATCGAAAGCCTTTCAGCCTTCGTGGAGACCGTCATCATGCTCGGCTCCTGCGTGTGGATTCTCACCGAGGCGATCCGCCGCATCCTCTTCCGTGAGCACCTTGCGCTGACTCCATCCCCCTGGCCATTCGCCGTGCTGTTGCTCTCCATCGTGGTTGACTACACTCGCTCGCGCAGCCTGCACCGCGTCGCTCAAGAACACCGCAGTCTGGCACTTGAGGCGGATGCAATCCACTTTGGCACGGACATGTGGTCGTCGTTCGCGGTGCTGCTCGGTCTGGCCGCGACCTTCGCCGGACAACACTGGCACATACCGAGCCTCGAGCTCGCGGACCCCATCGCCGCCATCGTAGTCTCCGGGATCATTCTGCGTGTGAGTTGGCGTCTGGCGCGACAGACAGTCGATGCCCTGCTCGATGCAACCCCGGCGGAGACACGTGCGCAGATGCGCCGAGAGTTGATCCGCGACCTGGCGGCGATCGATGGAGTTATCTCGGTCGACCGCGTCCGCACGCGACGCTCCGGCTCCAGCTACTTCGCCGACCTGACGCTAGGGATGCCACGCAACCTGACCTTCCAACGCTCGGAGCAGATCACCATGGCGGCGACCGAATCCGTCCAGCGGCATCTGCCCGGAGCCGACGTCGTCGTCCACTCCGTCCCCACCGCTTCGGTCGCCGAGAGCGTTCACGATCGCATTCGCGCGGTAGCGGCACGGTCGAACCTCGCCATCCACGACGTCAGCGTCCAGCAGTACGATGGCGTGCTGCACGTCGAGCAGCATCTTGAGGTCGATGAGACCCTCCCCCTTCGCGCCGCACACGATCTGGTGACACAGCTCGAGGCCGAGATTCGCCGCGAGGTCCCGACCATCGCGACCATCCTGACGCATATCGAGAGCGAGCCCGCCACCATCGAACGACCCGCATCGCTCGAACAGGACCGGCAACTTGAGGTGCGCTTGCGCCGCGCCGCCGTGGCCTTTCCTGAGATCCTCGACATTCACGAGGTCATCGTCACCAAAATCAACGACCGCATTCAGGTCAACTGCCACTGCACGCTACCGGACGACCTCCCTATGGCGCAGGTTCATCAGGTCATCACGGCTCTCGAAAACGCATTCAAGCTCGACGCTCCCGAGGTCAGCCGCCTCCTCATCCATCCCGAACCGGCGACCGACAACCGCCGCTAG
- a CDS encoding ubiquinone/menaquinone biosynthesis methyltransferase, which yields MSGREHEVTTGARPVGARDEATAASAVQQMFDTIAPRYDVLNHVLSAGVDRWWWCRTARAFRPILQRTQSAVLDLCCGTGDMSLALLKHRPAGSDVAPILAVDFSHNMLMRGAAKFASRNIIPIEADALHLPIAPGSLDLVTSAFGFRNLANYEEGLAELFRVLRPGGQIGILDCNQPDGLVGVLYSLYFKQVLPKLGGLISGDSSAYSYLPASVERFPRPPRMLQLIREAGFTDASWTSYTFGVAGLYRATKP from the coding sequence GAGGCCACCGCCGCGAGCGCGGTACAGCAGATGTTCGACACCATCGCGCCCCGGTACGATGTGCTGAATCATGTGCTCTCCGCTGGGGTCGATCGCTGGTGGTGGTGCAGGACCGCACGAGCCTTTCGCCCTATCCTTCAGCGAACACAGAGCGCTGTGCTCGATCTATGCTGCGGCACCGGCGACATGTCGCTTGCCCTGTTGAAGCACCGTCCCGCGGGCAGTGACGTCGCTCCGATACTAGCGGTGGACTTCTCCCACAACATGCTCATGCGAGGCGCTGCCAAGTTCGCTTCGCGCAACATCATCCCGATTGAGGCCGATGCGCTGCACCTGCCGATTGCGCCGGGATCGCTCGATCTGGTCACCTCGGCCTTCGGCTTCCGCAACCTTGCTAACTACGAGGAGGGTCTTGCCGAGCTCTTCCGCGTTCTCCGGCCCGGCGGCCAGATCGGCATCCTCGACTGCAACCAGCCCGATGGGCTCGTCGGTGTGCTCTACTCGCTGTACTTCAAGCAGGTGCTGCCGAAGCTTGGAGGCCTGATCTCCGGAGACTCCAGTGCCTACAGCTATCTGCCTGCATCCGTCGAACGGTTTCCAAGGCCACCCCGCATGCTGCAACTGATCCGCGAGGCCGGTTTTACCGATGCATCGTGGACCAGCTACACCTTTGGTGTGGCCGGCCTGTACCGCGCAACGAAGCCTTGA